One genomic window of Pempheris klunzingeri isolate RE-2024b chromosome 12, fPemKlu1.hap1, whole genome shotgun sequence includes the following:
- the mlip gene encoding muscular LMNA-interacting protein yields the protein MLVGNVIHEDGMTSATLNAIKQEQEGSNGQVSIGVPSQPSIFTFVPLVRKLPIENIISEEEREPNQNLAMPREETARGSMSDGEIFKAEKVFIKDFVEGGAGNVTQPVTKHQLTASSDHVSLAQTKASPSVSVQSENTPEHVAAGTASMETAVNKHRGISQRQYHDTSGFAGNSSGFFANRAYVSEDRTSPTCSADLFPTPASSRESVLSEDSDKDKSWSAVQLSSVTSPVSFSRSVSPCSSVRSGLFTPAVVQIRKHFLAPGSSLAHTPQTCFSSCESLSSSVCAQPPRHRPPLTRLSLLTAILRKGRLPVLSPALQRPYTPCWPVNPVTLSFCNACSAASSVASIPLEFSSQFSSTASIDSQSHVHREPNRCVTAPPPVQSNEFGRTGPRTQVKRCSEQIRSNSAPRWEQVISPPPVKSTLPRAPLPLFCSDFKSVSLPKNEETDCATSKTLQPAHISILRPPELKPSNTHMYHKWREDDNLKKVAPPSPKLISEPHKRSPKQNSSLSRLHSLSQQLRSPPARPPQLQPSPGVTDAASPLPPAGGCESGRSCPDSKSATTSQGFHKAHCLSPSRYTPIVFPGWPSPTSSPTPTPSPAPPIRDFTPSPSLSLRSTPSPRPGSGISDCSDREGKKRKTHKIKLSYKSLAAIPTNTLLLDQQVIDEQVERGESPCEAPDRGVEDTHAEMRSPAELRQQSEELYAVIDEILANSIPASKTSRSLQPSRSLAANAGLQQTNSSFPRSLGRETKYASLSSLQPSTSVERKLMDPKKTKPGVIRPMTAIPRLTGEDEEEFHPNPFRQIAVMQTLTDNKKMDNQRLEETGKDFYRSSKGQTWRDEKKPERSLFSACDLQITEPADLISHPVKEAPISFSPTEGRMGAFQAHI from the exons GTTTCAATAGGAGTGCCGTCTCAGCCctctattttcacatttgtgccACTGGTGCGGAAACTACCAATTGAAAACATtatcagtgaggaggagagagaaccAAATCag AACTTAGCCATGCCCCGTGAGGAGACAGCCAGGGGGAGCATGTCGGACGGGGAGATTTTCAAAGCGGAGAAAGTCTTTATCAAAGACTTTGTggagggaggagcaggaaaCGTTACGCAACCAGTGACAAAACATCAA ctgACGGCGTCATCAGATCACGTGAGCCTCGCTCAGACCAAAGCGTCTCCCTCAGTGAGTGTTCAGTCTGAAAATACGCCTGAGCACGTAGCTGCCGGGACAGCCTCTatggaaacagctgttaatAAACACAGGGGCATTTCCCAGCGGCAGTATCACGATACGTCTGGATTTGCTGGGAATAGCTCGGGTTTCTTTGCAAATAGAGCGTATGTGTCAGAGGACAGAACGAGCCCCACTTGCTCTGCAGACCTGTTCCCCACCCCGGCTTCATCCAGAGAGTCCGTCCTCTCGGAGGACTCGGACAAAGACAAGAGCTGGTCTGCTGTGCAGCTTTCGTCCGTAACCTCTCCCGTCTCTTTCAGCCGCTCTGTTTCTCCCTGCTCGTCTGTCCGTTCTGGCCTCTTCACCCCGGCTGTCGTCCAGATCAGGAAGCACTTCCTCGCTCCTGGCTCCAGTCTGGCTCACACTCCTCAAACCTGTTTCTCATCCTGCGAGAGCctttcctcttctgtctgtgCCCAGCCTCCCCGGCACCGGCCCCCTCTCACCCGACTCTCCCTCCTCACTGCCATCCTGAGAAAGGGCCGCCTTCCCGTCCTGTCCCCAGCTCTGCAGAGGCCGTACACCCCCTGCTGGCCTGTTAACCCCGTGACCCTGTCCTTCTGTAACGCATGCTCAGCGGCCTCCAGTGTGGCCTCCATCCCGCTGGAGTTTTCCTCCCAGTTCTCCTCAACAGCGTCTATAGATAGTCAGAGCCACGTCCACAGGGAGCCTAATAGATGCGTCACAGCTCCTCCACCCGTGCAGTCTAATGAGTTTGGCAGAACAGGCCCTCGCACTCAAGTGAAAAGATGCTCGGAGCAAATTCGCTCAAACAGCGCGCCTAGATGGGAGCAGGTTATTTCACCCCCTCCCGTAAAGAGCACACTCCCACGAGCTcccctgcctctgttttgcTCAGACTTCAAATCTGTGTCTCTGCCAAAGAATGAAGAAACAGATTGTGCAACTTCTAAAACACTGCAGCCTGCACACATCTCCATTCTCAGGCCCCCGGAGCTGAAGCCCAGCAACACTCACATGTACCACAAGTGGCGCGAGGATGATAACCTCAAAAAAGTCGCCCCCCCGTCCCCTAAACTTATCAGTGAGCCGCACAAACGGAGTCCCAAGCAAAACTCATCCCTCTCAAGGCTTCACTCGCTTTCTCAGCAGCTGAGATCTCCGCCCGCCCGCCCTCCCCAGCTTCAGCCCTCACCCGGTGTCACAGACGCAGCATCACCTCTCCCCCCTGCAGGAGGCTGCGAGTCAGGGAGGAGCTGCCCTGATTCCAAAAGTGCCACAAcatcacaaggttttcacaaaGCTCACTGCCTGTCTCCTTCCCGCTACACACCCATCGTTTTCCCCGGATGGCCGTCACCCACCAGCTCCCCCACGCCTACGCCCTCTCCTGCTCCGCCAATCAGAGACTTCACTCcgtccccttctctctccctgcgCTCCACGCCCTCCCCGAGGCCGGGGAGTGGAATATCAGACTGCAGTGACAGGGAgggtaaaaaaagaaag ACACACAAGATCAAGTTAAGCTACAAATCGCTCGCGGCAATTCCCACCAACACCCTTCTGTTGGATCAGCAG GTCATAGACGAGCAGGTAGAGCGGGGAGAGAGTCCGTGTGAGGCGCCGGACAGAGGTGTTGAGGACACCCACGCTGAG ATGCGCTCACCTGCTGAGCTCCGGCAGCAGTCAGAGGAGCTTTATGCAGTTATTGATGAGATATTGGCAAATTCCATTCCAGCA AGCAAAACATCTCGGTCGCTGCAACCCTCCAGGTCACTGGCTGCTAACGCTGGGCTGCAG cAGACCAACTCATCATTTCCAAGATCACTGGGGCGTGAAACCAAATAT GCATCTCTAAGCAGCTTACAGCCTTCTACCAGCGTGGAGAGAAAGCTAATGGATCCTAAAAAG ACTAAGCCCGGCGTTATTCGCCCAATGACGGCCATTCCAAGACTCACaggggaggatgaagaggagttTCATCCAAATCCGTTCAGGCAGATCGCCGTCATGCAGACGTTAACCGACAACAAAAAG ATGGATAATCAGAGACTGGAAGAGACAGGAAAAGATTTTTACAGGAGTTCAAAAGGCCAAACATGGAGAGACGAGAAGAAGCCTGAAAGAAGTCTGTTCTCAGCATGTGACCTGCAGATTACAGAGCCCGCAGACCTGATCAGTCACCCTGTGAAAGAAGCTCCGATATCTTTCAGTCCGACGGAGGGGCGTATGGGAGCCTTTCAGGCTCACATTTAA